The following coding sequences lie in one Candidatus Angelobacter sp. genomic window:
- a CDS encoding ABC transporter ATP-binding protein yields MNQNSHPAIEVERLSRRYGDFAAVRDLDFTVRPGEIVGLVGANGAGKTTTLRAITGILRPTAGTIRVGGHDIEKEPVAAKRQFAYIPDTVHPYDLLTVTEHLHFIALAYRIENAEAKYGALLEELELSDKKDEIASNLSRGMLQKLSLACAFLREPRVVILDEPLTGLDPRGIRNIRESIRRRAASGTAFLLSSHLLVLVEALCDQVMILHRGHKMAFGSLDEIRSLATLHAEASLEDVFFAVTEGTNDPASMAGAS; encoded by the coding sequence ATGAATCAAAACAGCCATCCGGCCATCGAGGTTGAACGACTCTCCAGACGCTACGGCGATTTTGCGGCGGTGCGGGACCTTGATTTCACCGTGCGTCCAGGCGAGATCGTCGGGTTGGTCGGTGCGAACGGCGCCGGCAAGACGACAACGCTGCGCGCCATCACCGGCATTTTGCGTCCCACGGCCGGAACGATCCGGGTGGGCGGCCATGACATTGAAAAGGAACCGGTCGCCGCCAAACGACAGTTCGCTTACATTCCGGACACGGTTCATCCGTACGACCTGCTGACCGTCACCGAGCACCTGCATTTCATCGCGCTGGCGTATCGCATCGAAAACGCGGAGGCGAAATACGGCGCGCTGCTGGAGGAACTGGAGCTAAGTGATAAGAAGGATGAAATCGCATCGAACCTTTCGCGCGGCATGTTGCAAAAACTGTCGCTGGCGTGCGCCTTCCTGCGCGAGCCGCGCGTGGTCATCCTCGATGAACCGCTGACGGGCCTTGACCCGCGCGGCATTCGCAACATCAGGGAGTCGATTCGCCGTCGGGCCGCGTCGGGCACGGCCTTCCTCCTGTCATCGCACCTGCTCGTGCTCGTGGAGGCGCTTTGCGACCAGGTGATGATTTTGCACCGCGGTCATAAAATGGCCTTTGGTTCGCTCGACGAAATCCGCAGCCTGGCGACACTCCACGCGGAGGCGTCTCTGGAAGACGTGTTTTTCGCGGTGACCGAAGGCACGAACGACCCGGCCTCGATGGCCGGCGCGTCATGA